A portion of the Hydractinia symbiolongicarpus strain clone_291-10 chromosome 10, HSymV2.1, whole genome shotgun sequence genome contains these proteins:
- the LOC130662347 gene encoding protein kinase C and casein kinase substrate in neurons protein 1-like, translating to MANRNSKSLRRKEGSDMAAYNITPGNFWDIGNYSRAVKRINDSCAFNDTLIKMFADRADIETKYSKKLTDWHARWTKILEASPMYATMKTAALGSLKEAEDRSKIHMECWSKLHDQVVETIKRHKESHYHHKPLLGIKEARDYEEEFSKSQKPWAAAYTKVQRAKKNYHSACKQLETSKQNLSVANNDSETPLEKIKKFEEAVQKCEKNVEAAKRKYEEKLSRIEPLNQSYEDEMRKVYSRWAKDEERRKDFLQRTLVDYHKAVNICSDNRLKECFDNQLNVAYSGKSQYDVKWWSENFGADMPRNWPKFEELGDLPELPPPVSAVEPPPSHAYQTQSSYQQVNHEKMQQQQQSFQPAPYQPEPYQPEPYQPSSYQPEPDPAANPFVNGDDKDGDDDDWDEPPPLAGGGVPVRALYDYNKVEDDELSFNAGDILTKLTEEDEQGWCRGNFNGQEGLYPANYVEPI from the exons ATGGCAAATCGTAACAGTAAATCATTACGAAGAAAAGAAGGTTCCGATATGGCGGCTTACAACATTACCCCAGGAAACTTCTGGGATATTGGAAATTACAGCAGAGCAGTCAAACGTATTAATGATAGTTGTGCATTCAACGATACTTTAATAAAGATGTTCGCAGACAGGGCAGATATAGAGACGAAATATAGCAAAAAATTAACAGATTGGCATGCCCGCTGGACAAAGATTTTAGAGGCGTCCCCCATGTATGCAACAATGAAAACTGCAGCTTTAGGCTCGCTGAAAGAAGCTGAAGACAGATCTAAAATACACATGGAATGTTGGTCTAAACTCCATGATCAAGTAGTAGAAACTATTAAAAGACATAAGGAATCTCATTACCACCATAAACCATTGTTGGGAATAAAGGAAGCAAGGGATTACGAAGAAGAGTTCTCGAAATCTCAAAAGCCATGGGCAGCTGCATATACTAAAGTTCAACGGGCAAAGAAAAATTACCATTCTGCATGCAAGCAACTGGAAACTTCCAAACAAAACCTAAGTGTTGCCAACAACGATAGTGAAACCCCTCTAGAAAAA ATCAAGAAATTTGAAGAAGCTGTGCAAAAGTGTGAAAAAAATGTAGAAGCCGCAAAGAGAAAATACGAAGAAAAGTTATCTCGAATTGAACCACTTAACCAAAGTTATGAAGATGAAATGAGAAAAGTTTATAGCCGATGGGCAAAGGATGAAGAAAGACGAAAAGATTTTCTTCAAAGAACATTAGTTGATTATCATAAAGCTGTTAATATATGCAGTGATAACAG GTTAAAAGAATGTTTTGATAACCAGCTCAATGTTGCATACAGTGGAAAAAGTCAGTATGATGTAAAATGGTGGTCAGAAAACTTTGGTGCAGATATGCCTAGAAATTGGCCTAAATTTGAA GAGTTAGGTGACTTGCCCGAGCTTCCGCCACCTGTGTCTGCTGTTGAACCACCACCATCGCATGCATATCAAACTCAATCTTCTTACCAACAAgtgaatcatgaaaaaatgcAACAGCAGCAACAATCATTCCAACCAGCACCCTACCAACCAGAACCCTACCAACCAGAACCCTACCAACCATCATCTTATCAGCCGGAACCTGATCCTGCAGCTAATCCGTTTGTAAATGGGGATGACAAAGATGG CGATGATGATGATTGGGATGAACCACCTCCACTTGCAGGAGGGGGTGTGCCTGTACGTGCCCTGTATGACTACAACAAAGTTGAGGATGATGAATTAAGTTTTAACGCGGGAGATATTCTGACCAAATTAACCGAAGAGGATGAGCAAGGTTGGTGTCGCGGAAATTTCAACGGACAAGAAGGGCTCTATCCGGCCAATTATGTTGAACCTATATAG